Part of the Quercus lobata isolate SW786 chromosome 6, ValleyOak3.0 Primary Assembly, whole genome shotgun sequence genome, TTTTCTAGGAATGGCTGGCAAATACCGTGGTTGTCCGGAAGAAGAATGGCAAGTGGAGGGTTTGTGTGAATTTCACAGATTTGAACCGAGCATGCCCAAAGGACTTGTTTCCCATGccaaaaattgatcaattaGTGGACGCCACTTACGGACACCTGATGATGAGTTTCCTAGATACTTTTCAAGGGTACCATCAGATTGCCCTGGCCGGTGAAGACCAGGAGAAAAATGGCTTTCATATCCCTTGATGCTAATTATCATTACACCGTGATGCCTTTTGGGCTAAAAAATGCCTAGGCGACATACTAGCAGATGCTGACGAGGATGTTTTGGGATAAAATTGGGCATACGGTCGAAGTGTATATCggcgacatggtggtaaaaagcaaacaaaaggcACGACATGTAGAGGATCTCCGGGGGGTGTTTGAGGTGTTGCAGAAGCATAGGTTACGTCTTAATGTAGaaaaatgtgcctttggagtggGGGCTGGCAAATTTTTGGGGTACTTGATCACTAGTTGGGGGATAGAAGTCAATCCTGCAAATAGAGGCCGTGAAGCGTCTCTGAGCCGAGCAACCCGAAAGAAGTATAGGTGTTGATCGGGATGTTGGCCATTCTTAACCGGTTcatctcaaaattttcagatcGTTGCCGTCCATTTTATCAGCttttgaagaagtggaagggatttcAGTGGGATGATGAATGTGAAAAGGCTTTCCAGGACCTCAAGGAGTACTTAGTGCGGGCGCCGATGTTGAGTGCACTAGAGCCCGAAGAGGAACTATTTATGTACCTCTCGATATCCGACCACACTGTAAGTGCTGTGCTTTTAAGGGACCGGGGAGTACAACAACCTGTGTATTATATTAGCAAGACCCTAGTCGACGCCAAGACCGGGTATTTGCCCTTGGAGAAATTGGTGCTGGCCTTAGTGCATGCCACCAGGAAATTGCCTCAGTACTTTCAGGCTCATACCGTATATATTCTAACCGAACATCCCTTATAGTCATTATTGAAGAGATCTGATCTCACGGGGCGAATAGCTAAATGGGGGACACGGCTCGGGGCATTTGACGTGAGGTATAAGCCGAGAAGTGCAGTAAAGGGGTATGTATTAGTTGATTTCGTAGCAGAATTCTCTCCTAAAGGGGAGATGGTTTGTCAGGTGGAGCACCGCCTGTGGAAGGTACATGTGGATGGGGCTTCCAGCGCCAAAGGGGCGGAGCTAGGATAGTCATAATCACCCCGGAGGGAATTCTCTTGGAGCATTCGTTCAGGTTGGGATTTAACACCTCCAACAACGAGGCAGAGTATGAAGCTTTGCTTGCCGGATTGAGGGCAGTTTCAAGGTTAGAAGCCTGGGATGTAGAGGTTTATTCGGATTCAAGGCTCATAGTCAACCAGGTGCATGGGAGTTTTGAGGCTCGAGATCCTCGGATGAAAGCATACTTAGACTTGGTGAAGCAGGTCATGGACGGCTTTTGTATGGTGAAGGTGATTCAAGTGGCTCGAGCACAGAACAGACATACCGACTTTCTTGCCACTTTGGCATTGTCAATTGCCAAGGATATTCCCAGGCTTATTAGAGTGGAACTCGTCCCTGAGCCCAGCATTAAGGTGGCAGGAAATGAGGAGGCAGCGAGAGTCGAAGTCACAGCTATCGCAACATTTGGGCCGAGCTGGACGGACCCTATCATAGATTTCTTAGCCGATGACCGAATTCCGGGCGATGAGAAGGAGGCCAACAAGGTTCGTAGGGTAGCTGCCCGGTATTGGTTGTCCAGAGACCAGAAACTCTATCGCA contains:
- the LOC115950418 gene encoding uncharacterized protein LOC115950418, translated to MDVFAWNPYEVLGVDPGFIVHKLNVDPSYPPKKQKLRRLAKDHVKALLKKWKGFQWDDECEKAFQDLKEYLVRAPMLSALEPEEELFMYLSISDHTVSAVLLRDRGVQQPVYYISKTLVDAKTGYLPLEKLVLALVHATRKLPQYFQAHTRSDLTGRIAKWGTRLGAFDVRGDGLSGGAPPVEGTCGWGFQRQRGGARIVIITPEGILLEHSFRLGFNTSNNEAEYEALLAGLRAVSRLEAWDVEVYSDSRLIVNQVHGSFEARDPRMKAYLDLVKQVMDGFCMVKVIQVARAQNRHTDFLATLALSIAKDIPRLIRVELVPEPSIKVAGNEEAARVEVTAIATFGPSWTDPIIDFLADDRIPGDEKEANKVRRVAARYWLSRDQKLYRRSFGGPYLLCLHPEKVGQLLAELHEGVCGSHVGGRSLAHRAMTQGFWWPQMQKDSAEYVQKCE